The sequence below is a genomic window from Thalassobaculum sp. OXR-137.
GCACTCCCCGGACCTGTTCCGGGGCAATCCGATCCACGTGATGGAGCTTCAAAGGGAAGCGCCCGTCCTAGCCGAGGCGTTGACCCGGAACAGGTCCGGGGCGTGAGAAGAACGGGCATAGTGGCAGCCGCACGTCCTCCCTCACCCGCCCATTAGAAAGCCCGCCTTTCGGTGGAAAGGCGGGCCCGCAGTGCCGGTCCGTACGCTCCGTGATCGACGGCCGGACCGGCACGATTGAAAGGAAACTGCGTTCGGTTCGCTGGCGACGATGCCGGCGCCCGCAGGCTAATGGCGCTGCAGACGCTCTATCTCGTCCTTGATGGCCAGCTTCTGACGTTTCAGGTCATGTATCGCGACATCGTCCGGTAACGGTCGCCCGGACTCATTATCCAATTTCTCCTCGAGCGAGGCATGCCGTGCGCGCAGGGAGTGGATCCGATCAGTCGCTGTCATACGATCCTCCTTTCGACGTCTCCGGGGGCAGGTCTGCGTCCCGGAACCAAAAGCGTACCCCTCCCAGTTAGGCGCGCAACAATGAACTCTCAACCCCTTGAAGTTTTGACTGAAAGTTACCAGAAGCCCTTTACGCGAATAAGGTCTCCAAACCGAGGGATATGGCCAATGTCCGGTCGTCCGCGAGGGTTTCTCCCATGATCATGAGCCCCACCGGAGCGGTTCCCGCCGCGTGCACGGGGATGGTGGCGGCACAGCGGTCGAGGAAATTGCCGACCGAGCAGTTGCGCAGCATGGCCATGTTCACGGCCCCATAGACCGCATCGTCCGGCAGCAGGTCGGCGATCGGCGGGGCGATGCGCGGCGTGGTCGGCATCAGCACCGCGTCGAAGGCCGAGGTCTTGGCCGAAACCCGCGCCCGGATGTCGGCCCGGGCGTTGACCAGGGCGTAGTACTCCGCCGCCGACTGCTCGCTGGCCCGGCGCATGCGGGAGATGACGCGCGGGTCGAAGGCGTCCGGATCGCGCAGGATGTGCCGCTCGTGCAGGGCGTAGCTTTCCGGCGCGGTGAAGCCGCCCTTGGCGTTGACCACGGGCAACTCGAGCAGTTCCGGCAGCGAGAGATCGACGATGGTCGCGCCGGCCTCGGAGATCCGGGTCAGGGCCGCCTGGAACGCCGCCGCCGTCGCCTCGTCCAGATCGTCGAGCACGAAATCCTGCGGCACCGCCAGACGCAGCCCCTTCACCGGCAGGGCCGGGATGGCGTGCGGCGTCTCGCCGGCCAGGACCTGATGCACCCGCACGCAGCAGTCCAGGGTCGGCGCCAGCGGGCCGATGCTGTCCAGGCTGGTCGACAGCGGCACCGCGCCGGCGATCGGCACCCGGCTCTGGGTCGGTTTGAAGCCGGCGAGGCCGCAGAGGCTCGACGGGATCCGCACGGAACCGCCGGTATCGGTGCCGAGACCGACCGTCGCCATGCCGTCGGCCACGCCGACCGCAGCACCGGAGGAGGAGCCGCCGGGAATGCGCTTCGACGCCCGGTCCCACGGATTGGCCGGGGTGCCGTAATGCGGGTTGATGCCAAGGCCGGAATAGGCGAACTCGGTCATGTTGGTGCGGCCGACGATGACCGCGCCGGCGGCGCGCAGCCGGGCGACGACCGGAGCGTCGGCCTCGGCCGGCGGTTCGGTCGCCAGCACCTTGGAGCCGGCGGTGGTGACGGCGCCCTTCACGTCGAACAGGTCCTTGACCGAGATCGGCAGGCCTTCCAGCGGACGGGCCGGCACGCCGGCCTTGCGCAGACCGTCGCTGGCCGTGGCCTCGGCGCGGGCGCTGTCCTCCATCAGGGCGGTGAAGACGCGGGCCCCCTCTCCGGATGGATCCTTCGCCCGCTCAAGGGCGGTGTCCAGCAGGGCGGCGGCGGTGGTCTGGCCGGTCTCGAGGGCGGTGAGGATCTCGGCGATCGGGGTTTTCGGCACGAAGGTCATGGGTCAGCTCACCACGGGCAGGGTTTCGATGTCGTAGGCATGGGCGAGGCTGCGGCCGCGCGCCGGGTCGGTGATGGAGATCGCCAGCCGGTCGGCCGGGCGGATGCCGCCGGTCACCGGCACGGTGCCGCAGAGCATGACCGTGCCCGGCTTCAGGCCGCCATAGCCGTCCACCAGGTCCTTCAGCGGCCGGATCAGGGCGAGGGTGCCGGTCTGGTAGGTCTCTTCCTTGCCCTTGATCGTCGCCTTGGCTTCCAGCACCAGGGCGTCCAGATCGTCGTCCAGCGAGACCGCCCAGGCCGTGGTGCCCAGAACCTTCGGGCACATCTGCTTGGAGACGGCGATGGAATAGGTCTCCACCTTGCGGTCCGTATGGTCGGAGCCGACGGTCAGGAACAACCCCTTGTCGGTCGCCACCAGCACCGGCTCGACCTCGCCGGAGCTGTCGCCGCCCAGCACCTGCACCCGGTCCGACTGGGTGAGCTGCTCGACCGCGCAGCGGTAGTACAGCGGCACCGTGCTCGGCCCCGGCACGCCGATCTCGGCCAGTTCCTCGATGTGGTGGTCGATCGCCGCCTGGTCGCGGCCGGTCCAGCCGGCGACGACGCAGTTGGTGACGTCGACCTCGACCGGTCCGTCCGGCGTGTCGAACCGCAGAGCTTGGGCTCCCATATGTGCCTCCCGTTTGAAATCCGCGGGGACGATAGCTGCCGTCTGGGCATCGCGGAAGATCCGGATAAGGGGATGTGTCCGCGAGCGCCGCCGCACTATGGTGCCGGCATGTCGAGTGTACCTCCCACCACAGCCGCCGCCCCCGTCCGGAACCCGTCCCAGGACACCATGCGGGCGGTGCTGTTCATGCTGCTGGCGATCAACCTGCTGCCGTTCATGAACGTCGCGGCCAAGTTCCTGTCCGGCGAGTACCACACAGTGCAGGTGGTCTGGGCACGCTATACCGGGCATCTGGTCTTCGTGATCCTGATGTTCATGCCGCGCCAGGGGCTGTCTTTGTTCCGGGCGAGCAAGCCGGGGATCCACTTCATCCGGTCGCTGCTGATGTTCCTGGCCACGGCGTGCTTCTTCACCGCCCTGCGCTTCATCGAGGTGCCGGTGGCGAGCGCCATCAACTTCACCTCGCCGCTGATCGTCACCGCGCTGGCCGCCCCGTTCCTCGGCGAGATCGTCGGCGTCCGGCGCTGGACGGCGGTTGCGGTCGGCTTCGCCGGCGCGCTGATCATCATCCGGCCGGGCGGCGGCGAGACCCACTGGGCCATGTTCCTGGTCCTCGGCACGGCGCTCTGCTACGCGACCTACCAGATCTACACCCGCAAGTTCTCCGCCGCCGATTCGCCGGAGACGTCGATCACCTACATCGCCGTGGTCGGCGCGGTGATCTCCTCCATCGCCCTGCCGTTCTATTGGGTGACGCCGGTTTCGTGGCTCGATGCCGGGCTGTTCGCCCTGCTCGGCTTCATCGGCGGGCTCGGCCACTACTTCGTGATCCGCGCCTTCCAGTACGGCGAGGCGTCGGTCCTGGCCCCCTTCAACTACGGCCAGCTCGTGATGGCGATCATCGTGAGCTACTTCGTGTTCGGCACGTTCCCGGACATCTGGACCTTCGTCGGCGGCGGAATCATCGTCTCCAGCGGCCTCTACATCACCTATCGAGAGACCCTGCGCGGTAAGAAGCCCACGGCGCCGCCCTCCCCCACTCAGTCCTGAGCCAGATAGGCGCACAGCTCCCGCCCGACCTCCGCCATCAGCGGCCGCCAGGGCTGGACCTGGGTCTTGCGGAAGCAGCGGACGGTGGGGAAGCCGGGAAAGCGGTCGGTGCCGTATTCCAGGAAGACCGGCGCGTTGTAGAGCAGCCAGACCGGCTTGCCCAAGGCGGCGGAGATCCAGCCGACCGTGCTGGACGGGCAGATGACCAGATCCAGCGCCTCCACCAGAGCGAAGACGCCGTCGATATCGTCGGTGGTGTCGAGGCCGTCGATGACGGCGACATCGGCCCCGTTGCTCTCCAGTTCCGCGCGCCACCCCAGCCCGTACTGCAGGGAAACGAAGCGGGCGCCGTCGACCCTCAGCACCTCCTCGAAGGGTCCGATGCCCGGATAATGCGGCAGGCGGAAGGTGGTCAGCCGGCGGCTACGCCAGGCGATGCCGATCTTCGGGCCGTCGCCGAGGGCGGCCAGCCTCCCCCGCATCTCCGCCACCCGGGCCGGGTCGGCCTTCAGCCAGGGGACCGCCGCCGCATCCGCCTGCGCGATCGTCCCGCGATAGCGCGAGAGCAGCAGCGCGCCGTCGGCGAAGGCATCCGGGCGCCAGTCGTCGGGCACCCAGTCGTAGAGATGCTCCGGCGTGTTGCGGTCCCCGACCCGGTGATAGGCGTGCACATAGGCGTCGGGGAAACTGCGCCGCATCAGGGCGACGATCCGCTGGTCGCATTCGATGACGATCCGGCCGACATCGCGGGCCGCATCGGCGATGGCGCAGGCATGCAGCAGCTCGTCCCCCACCCCCTGATCGGCGGCGATCAGCAGGGTGATGTCCTTGTTCGGCGTGCCGTCCCACAGCGGGATCGACGGATCGCGGCGCACGGCGCTCGGCTTGCGCCGCATGTAGCTGTAGCCCTCCCAACCCTCGGCCATCTCGCCGATCGA
It includes:
- a CDS encoding YdcH family protein gives rise to the protein MTATDRIHSLRARHASLEEKLDNESGRPLPDDVAIHDLKRQKLAIKDEIERLQRH
- a CDS encoding amidase, yielding MTFVPKTPIAEILTALETGQTTAAALLDTALERAKDPSGEGARVFTALMEDSARAEATASDGLRKAGVPARPLEGLPISVKDLFDVKGAVTTAGSKVLATEPPAEADAPVVARLRAAGAVIVGRTNMTEFAYSGLGINPHYGTPANPWDRASKRIPGGSSSGAAVGVADGMATVGLGTDTGGSVRIPSSLCGLAGFKPTQSRVPIAGAVPLSTSLDSIGPLAPTLDCCVRVHQVLAGETPHAIPALPVKGLRLAVPQDFVLDDLDEATAAAFQAALTRISEAGATIVDLSLPELLELPVVNAKGGFTAPESYALHERHILRDPDAFDPRVISRMRRASEQSAAEYYALVNARADIRARVSAKTSAFDAVLMPTTPRIAPPIADLLPDDAVYGAVNMAMLRNCSVGNFLDRCAATIPVHAAGTAPVGLMIMGETLADDRTLAISLGLETLFA
- a CDS encoding DUF2848 domain-containing protein, whose product is MGAQALRFDTPDGPVEVDVTNCVVAGWTGRDQAAIDHHIEELAEIGVPGPSTVPLYYRCAVEQLTQSDRVQVLGGDSSGEVEPVLVATDKGLFLTVGSDHTDRKVETYSIAVSKQMCPKVLGTTAWAVSLDDDLDALVLEAKATIKGKEETYQTGTLALIRPLKDLVDGYGGLKPGTVMLCGTVPVTGGIRPADRLAISITDPARGRSLAHAYDIETLPVVS
- a CDS encoding DMT family transporter; translated protein: MSSVPPTTAAAPVRNPSQDTMRAVLFMLLAINLLPFMNVAAKFLSGEYHTVQVVWARYTGHLVFVILMFMPRQGLSLFRASKPGIHFIRSLLMFLATACFFTALRFIEVPVASAINFTSPLIVTALAAPFLGEIVGVRRWTAVAVGFAGALIIIRPGGGETHWAMFLVLGTALCYATYQIYTRKFSAADSPETSITYIAVVGAVISSIALPFYWVTPVSWLDAGLFALLGFIGGLGHYFVIRAFQYGEASVLAPFNYGQLVMAIIVSYFVFGTFPDIWTFVGGGIIVSSGLYITYRETLRGKKPTAPPSPTQS
- a CDS encoding tetratricopeptide repeat protein produces the protein MPTPTEILERATALHLAGRVQEAIPLYAHLLQANPTHADLLYRFGMALHQSGRAEAAEQALRRAVEHGPGEASYWHALGVVLHGLQRHADAVTAYEAALARNPLLPDTLASLGGILATGPRRDEGVAMLRRSAVLVPQSDESWTRWANHLQAVSELKACATARHRALTAAPTRPDRWVSHALGLMDIEQGDAAMRAFRAAAVIAPGGHEAYNHLAWLQVGRLMIAEARTGFIRARTLRPDLASAYAGLSEAAFTAGEAEDAVRWMRQALKVSPGEAHYRFRLGIQLLSIGEMAEGWEGYSYMRRKPSAVRRDPSIPLWDGTPNKDITLLIAADQGVGDELLHACAIADAARDVGRIVIECDQRIVALMRRSFPDAYVHAYHRVGDRNTPEHLYDWVPDDWRPDAFADGALLLSRYRGTIAQADAAAVPWLKADPARVAEMRGRLAALGDGPKIGIAWRSRRLTTFRLPHYPGIGPFEEVLRVDGARFVSLQYGLGWRAELESNGADVAVIDGLDTTDDIDGVFALVEALDLVICPSSTVGWISAALGKPVWLLYNAPVFLEYGTDRFPGFPTVRCFRKTQVQPWRPLMAEVGRELCAYLAQD